Below is a window of Garra rufa chromosome 24, GarRuf1.0, whole genome shotgun sequence DNA.
GCAGGGACCTGCCCACGTACAAACACTTAAGAGATAGCCTAGAAGAGCTCAAAGAGCTGTGCAAGAAAAACAAAGTACAGGTAATGGCTATACCAAAACTAGGCTACAGGTTAGACTGATTGGACTACACAAAAGTCAAGGAAATAATTGAAAGTGTATTCGCAGACGGGGACATACAAATAATTGCACTGAGCAGAGATGGGTTTTAGGAGACCACTAATAGTGGGAGAGGGTGGACCAGGGATGTACCCTTTAATGCAGATGGGACAACAACAAGAATATAAACCTTGGGGGCACTCAGATATGAACGCAGTTTTGCTGAAGTTTCCAGAACTACCTAGGGGAGGACAGAAACGGATAAACAAGGACGCATTGTTAACTCACGGGGTAACTTTAGCAGTGGGCGACATGAGGGTGTTACTAGGCAATAATGACTAGAACTAAGATGGAGCAGATAGAGAGAGAAGCCTTGATGGATGATGCAGATAATGAAGAACCATTAAATGGATACTTAAATAGACTGAGTAAAGCCCTAGGTCAGATGTTCCCCACTCCAGCAGTGACCTATCAAAGCATAAAGTTCAAACTAAAGGCTGGCGAATCAGCAGCTGCCTATTTGCATAGATGTGAGGGGGAGTGGGAGGAGAAAACTGGAGAAAACCCTGATTCTAATAAACTATGTCAAGAATTTTACAGACAGGCTGTAGTAAAAGGGGTCCCACAAGCTGCTGTTTCTAGCATAGAAAACAGTCCTGAAATGGCAGGGGGAGACAGCGACGCATGGGTGAGACATTTTGTACATCATGTTGATAGAGCTGTAGAGAAAGCAGGAAACAAAGAAGCAGAAAAAGACAAATATAAGAGAAAGGGAAGGAAGTGCAGCAAATGTCAGTGCAGGAGCAATCCAGCCAGAGTGCTCCCCCACCACAGTTTCTACAGCCTGCCACACCACAGCCCTATTGGCAGAGTGTCAGTCAACAATATGATCCCTATGATCCATACACAGATTGGCCTCCCACCAACAGGGGCAGGGGAttaaaaaggggtatgaatatgaaAAATGATAAGGGAAGGGGTCTGTCTGCTCCACCATCGAGGGGTTGTTTCATTTGTGGAGACTTGAGTCACTGGAAGGGCGAATGCCCACGGAAGGGACAACCTCCTGCAGGGGGACGGGCTCCCTTCGGAGGAGGGGCTCTAAGGAGAGGGGGAGCTGTCCCAAATGCACTCTCATTGCCTGCCAACCAACAGGTGCCCGGTCGATGCCCAGTCTGGGACCAGGCAGGTGATGCAGAGTTTTACTGACGAGGTCAACAGAGAACCAGCAGGGGGGCAAAGGCTGAACCCTACCAACAGGTGCTGGTCAATAATAAGCCTATAACAGCCCTAGTGGACACTGGGGCTACTTTCTCCACTGTTACAGGGGGCACGGTGGAAGAAGGAGCACTTTCATCTGACACAGTGAGAGTGCGAGGGTTCTCTGGGGAGTCAGAAAGGTGGCCACTAACTAAGCCTATTGTTGTACTCCACAGGTGCACCATCACCCTTGTTGGGGAGAGACATTTAGTGAAATTGGGGGTAAGCATTTTTTTTGTAGTCCAGATGGCATCTACATAAGATTTCTAGATGGCATAATTCATAATTGCTCCACTGGAGGGGGGCTGGTACAATGGGACACAGGACAATGGGTTCTAGAAAAGGTGGTGGAAAAAGGGGCAGAtatttattggctattgctaactGCACCAGACATGCCAGACGTTACTAAAATTGTACAAGAATGGACTTCATGGATGTCCTCAAAATTTTCACTGTCAGCCCCGGTTGATCCGTTGCATTGCACTGTATAATATGACAGGGAGGGAGATGAAATATATATGGAAGAATTTCAGAAAGAGGCAGGGATGAAAAATGCTAGGAGTGTCTTAAAATGGACTTTTGAGGCAGAACAGGAATCTATAACACTAAAAACTGATTTGGCCAAAGCTGCAGAACTGCAGACCCCAGATTGTTCTGTACCATTCCATTTGGATGTCAGTGAGCAAGGGGCTAGTGTGAGTGGGGTACTGTTCCAAAAACAAAACCAACAGTGCAGGGTTCTGTTGTATCTGAGCGCCCCTTTGGAcccaattgaaagaaaacaacccCCTTGTGCGAGATTTGATGGGCCAGACAGGGTTGAAACATTTATAACATTAAGAGCAGATGCGTCAGGAAAGGACCCATTAGGACTTATACGAAAACTGGTAGAGAGCGAAAACACCACAACTGCAGTCCCGATGGTCAGGGATCTCACAAAACTAGGTAAAGTGATTAGGAGTACTGATTACAGAAATATCACCCCTCATGATATAGTTACAATGGAAACAGGGTATAAAGAGACAAATTTATGGATTGATTGGTTACATGGGAGTGCAGCTGAATTGAAACTGAGTGGCTGTCTGGCCTGTGCTGCGGCCAGACCTGAACTTAATACAGAACCAGCTCCTCTGCATCCTGAAGACAAATGGGGTTATGAGTGTATATTGAgcatgacaaaaatggcagaaccaAAGAACGGTTTTGAACTAAGCAAAATTTATCCTGTTACCACTAATACTACTTCTGTAGGGGCTGCACATAGGGTAAGGGAGGGAAATTATACCTGTTTCAATTTCACTTCCTCTAAAAACAATAAGCTGATAGTAGGGAACGTCAGAGTGTCATGGTGCAAGGTAATCCACCAGAGGGGGCAGGAAATGGTGGGGTCATGGGCTAGAGCAGGTCTGTATTGTGCATGTGGTACAGGTGTGATGATAGTTAGGCCAACAGAAATAACAGAAGGATTGTGCGCTATGGTGAGGATGGCTTTCCCTTTAACTTTGAATGGAAGCAGGTTGAGAGCAATCTGGTTAGGAGAAAAGAGAACCTCCCCCGTACAAGATGCATTTGCTGACAGATGAGGGTGCATATGATGGTGAGGATGAAGAAGTGTGATCTCTTTCAGAGATCAAGAGAGGGaattgtagaaaatactttttgttaatgcttttaaatttgtgttttggttgttctgtgcttatgagaatacagaatgttctgtgcttaatgaaaagacaaagtgtacactatgtaacagaatctgtttagtaaaatgtgtgcgtgtagttgcgaactctctacatttatgtcatttctgagaaacctttgtttacaggcacgtaggagaaaagaagccctgcaaaagtagtagcaatttgaaggtcactttagactagacttttggtcaatctaagaagaagaatgggatggggctgtattttcttcTCTGTGCAGGAACGGGTTGGCgataacaggccctgattggaggagaatggttgaacgatatcaggaggagaggcctgcagaatcaagaatataaatgcatattttagctttgtgagacattcctggactgcccagaatgtcagatttgatattggctgttctggaatcctgagctcagcactctttgattttactattaaattggctttaaactttgacgcggactcgagctgttttatttaaagggcgaatAAACGAGCTGGGggggggaagtaggtattttTACAATACCGGCAAATTCCAACAGTCTTTAAACAGGGGTTAACTTTTACTTGTCTTTTTTCActttagacctgatggcactgaaagaggagagtcaagaactgaatgaaatggaagagaaagattatgatttcataaatggagaaaaatattTTAGTTGGTCACAGACCGAAACGACTTCCTCAAGAAAAAAGACTCGAAAGAAAGGAAGAAGTtattttacctgccaacagtgcggAAAGTGTTTCAGTCAAAGAGGAAGtcttaaaagacacatgagaattcacacaggagagaaaccttatggctgccaacaatgtggaaagcatTTCGGTCTTAGAAAATGTCTTAAAAGGCATTTTATGatacacactggagagaagccttacacctgccaacagtgtggaaagagtttcactcaacctggacacctgggagtccacatgagagttcacaccggagagaaaccttatatcTGCGAAgagtgtggaaagggttttacTCGATCTGGACAGCTTGGAGCCCacttgagagttcacactggagagaaaccttatgcctgCGAACAATGTGGAAAGCATTTCGGTCTTCGAAAAAGTCTTAAAAGGCATTtaatgattcacactggagagaagccttacacatgccagcagtgtggaaagagtttcactcaacctggacacctgggagtccacatgagagttcacaccggagagaaaccttatatcTGCGAAgagtgtggaaagggttttacTCGATCTGGACAGCTTGGAGCCCacttgagagttcacactggagagaaaccttatgcctgCGAACAATGTGGAAAGCATTTCGGTCTTCGAAAAAGTCTTAAAAGGCATTttatgattcacactggagagaagccttacacatgccagcagtgtggaaagagtttcactcaacctggacacctgggagtccacatgagaattcacactggagagaaaccttacgtctgccaacagtgtggaaagggttttacTCGATCTGGAAAGCTgaaagtccacatgagagttcacactggagagaaaccttatgtctgcgaacagtgtggaaagagtttcactcaacctgGACACCTGGGAGTCCACATgcgagttcacactggagagaagccttatgtCTGCGAACAGTGTGGAATGCATTTCAATCATAGGCTGAATCTTGAAAGACATGTttcaattcacactggagaaaagcctttcatatGCCAACAGTGTGGTAAGAGTTACACTCAAAATGGAAGCCttaccagacacatgagaattcacgaaCACCCTTATgagtgtgatcagtgtggaaagagttttgatcaacatgaagaCTTTGAAGTCCATAAGAAAACTCATGAAGAGAGTCcttacacatgctctgagtgtggaaagagttttagtcaaaaattgttctttgaagaccacatgagaatccactctggagagcaaccctacacatgccctcagtgcggaaaggggTTTAATTATAAGCATCACCTTCAAgaccacatgagagttcacactggagagaagcctttcacctgcaaacaatgtggaagaagtttcaaccgaaaaggaactcttaacag
It encodes the following:
- the LOC141300503 gene encoding uncharacterized protein isoform X1, with the translated sequence MRIHTGEKPYGCQQCGKHFGLRKCLKRHFMIHTGEKPYTCQQCGKSFTQPGHLGVHMRVHTGEKPYICEECGKGFTRSGQLGAHLRVHTGEKPYACEQCGKHFGLRKSLKRHLMIHTGEKPYTCQQCGKSFTQPGHLGVHMRVHTGEKPYICEECGKGFTRSGQLGAHLRVHTGEKPYACEQCGKHFGLRKSLKRHFMIHTGEKPYTCQQCGKSFTQPGHLGVHMRIHTGEKPYVCQQCGKGFTRSGKLKVHMRVHTGEKPYVCEQCGKSFTQPGHLGVHMRVHTGEKPYVCEQCGMHFNHRLNLERHVSIHTGEKPFICQQCGKSYTQNGSLTRHMRIHEHPYECDQCGKSFDQHEDFEVHKKTHEESPYTCSECGKSFSQKLFFEDHMRIHSGEQPYTCPQCGKGFNYKHHLQDHMRVHTGEKPFTCKQCGRKFYTEKNLSAHRRIHTGEKPFTCPQCGKSFAQKKNLIIHIKNHTGEKPFICEHCGKSFTYKGNLKVHMTVHTGEKPYKCVQCEKSFTYQSNLIRHLQTHSGKKLPFSSMQEEV
- the LOC141300503 gene encoding uncharacterized protein isoform X3, with the translated sequence MRIHTGEKPYGCQQCGKHFGLRKCLKRHFMIHTGEKPYTCQQCGKSFTQPGHLGVHMRVHTGEKPYICEECGKGFTRSGQLGAHLRVHTGEKPYACEQCGKHFGLRKSLKRHLMIHTGEKPYTCQQCGKSFTQPGHLGVHMRVHTGEKPYICEECGKGFTRSGQLGAHLRVHTGEKPYACEQCGKHFGLRKSLKRHFMIHTGEKPYTCQQCGKSFTQPGHLGVHMRIHTGEKPYVCQQCGKGFTRSGKLKVHMRVHTGEKPYVCEQCGKSFTQPGHLGVHMRVHTGEKPYVCEQCGMHFNHRLNLERHVSIHTGEKPFICQQCGKSYTQNGSLTRHMRVHTGEKPFTCKQCGRSFNRKGTLNRHMRVHSGEKSAIYDHSFTKINNVCFVVTMV
- the LOC141300503 gene encoding uncharacterized protein isoform X2, giving the protein MRIHTGEKPYGCQQCGKHFGLRKCLKRHFMIHTGEKPYTCQQCGKSFTQPGHLGVHMRVHTGEKPYICEECGKGFTRSGQLGAHLRVHTGEKPYACEQCGKHFGLRKSLKRHLMIHTGEKPYTCQQCGKSFTQPGHLGVHMRVHTGEKPYICEECGKGFTRSGQLGAHLRVHTGEKPYACEQCGKHFGLRKSLKRHFMIHTGEKPYTCQQCGKSFTQPGHLGVHMRIHTGEKPYVCQQCGKGFTRSGKLKVHMRVHTGEKPYVCEQCGKSFTQPGHLGVHMRVHTGEKPYVCEQCGMHFNHRLNLERHVSIHTGEKPFICQQCGKSYTQNGSLTRHMRIHEHPYECDQCGKSFDQHEDFEVHKKTHEESPYTCSECGKSFSQKLFFEDHMRIHSGEQPYTCPQCGKGFNYKHHLQDHMRVHTGEKPFTCKQCGRSFNRKGTLNRHIKNHTGEKPFICEHCGKSFTYKGNLKVHMTVHTGEKPYKCVQCEKSFTYQSNLIRHLQTHSGKKLPFSSMQEEV